From a single Rutidosis leptorrhynchoides isolate AG116_Rl617_1_P2 chromosome 5, CSIRO_AGI_Rlap_v1, whole genome shotgun sequence genomic region:
- the LOC139849444 gene encoding uncharacterized protein — MDHIRSLILLLLLRPCVLYPLVFLPDNIDTTLSYGHVRSCPPSLGAGSFRGVGGGSRVATPGKIRVGSWNVGTLTGKRIELVDIFLKCKVEIVCVQETRWKGQEAVDFNNYRLWYSGSRTARNGVGILLGPTHKDHVVDVGRFSDRIMSVTFIINEETFTVISAYAPHVGLGEAEKKSFWELLDEVVRGCPADHRLIIGGDLNGHIGAEVEGYRGAHGGFGYGVRNEEGRSILEFAIAHDLVVANSFFKKRDAQLVTFHSGGHSTQIDFFLLRRGDLRNCMDCKVLPTWTCSSQHRLLVMELGTQGRVNRRAREVQQPRILWKNLNGEKAETFRANVVERMGAELENAAFIDADQMWNNLASTIRGVAKESLGVAVGMSRAQNGCRESWWLNDEVQTKVALKQARFRELTSFRGGTLADRTSIENSYKEAKREAKIHVQKIKLTKTYIRD; from the exons ATGGATCATATCA GGAGTCTTATATTGTTGCTTCTGCTTAGACCTTGTGTACTTTACCCACTAGTGtt CCTACCGGATAATATAGACACCACACTTTCGTATGGTCACGTGAGGTCATGTCCTCCTAGTTTAGGGGCGGGTAGCTTTAGAGGGGTTGGAGGAGGGAGTAGAGTAGCAACCCCAGGTAAGATTAGAGTGGGAAGTTGGAATGTAGGAACTTTGACGGGCAAGAGGATTGAGCTTGTGGATATCTTTCTTAAGTGTAAGGTGGAAATAGTGTGCgttcaagagactagatggaagggaCAGGAGGCGGTGGACTTTAATAACTACAGGTTATGGTACTCGGGCTCTAGGACAGCTCGAAATGGAGTAGGAATCCTTTTAGGTCCAACACACAAGGATCATGTTGTTGATGTGGGTAGgtttagcgataggattatgtcggttacGTTTATAATTAATGAGGAGACGTTCACGGTCATTAGCGCTTACGCACCCCACGTAGGTTTAGGAGAAGCGGAGAAGAAGAGTTTCTGGGAATTGTTAGATGAGGTTGTAAGGGGATGTCCAGCGGACCATCGATTGATTATAGGGGGCGATCTTAATGGTCATATAGGAGCGGAGGTAGAGGGATATAGGGGAGCCCATGGGGGCTTTGGGTATGGGGTTAGAAATGAAGAAGGGCGCTCAATTCTTGAGTTCGCCATTGCCCATGATCTGGTTGTTGCAAACTCTTTCTTCAAGAAGAGGGATGCTCAGCTAGTCACCTTCCATAGTGGGGGTCATAGTACCCAAATTGACTTTTTCCTTCTTCGCAGGGGTGACCTTAGGAACTGTATGGACTGTAAGGTCCTCCCAACCTGGACTTGTTCATCCCAGCATAGACTATTGGTCATGGAGTTAGGTACCCAGGGACGGGTAAACAGGAGGGCGAGAGAGGTACAACAACCCAGAATCCTCTGGAAGAACTTAAATGGAGAGAAGGCGGAGACTTTTAGGGCTAATGTTGTTGAAAGAATGGGTGCTGAATTGGAAAATGCAGCCTTTATTGATGCAGATCAGATGTGGAACAACCTAGCGTCCACTATTAGAGGGGTGGCAAAAGAATCCTTGGGAGTGGCAGTTGGGATGTCGAGAGCCCAAAATGGTTGTAGAGAATCATGGTGGCTTAACGACGAGGTCCAAACTAAAGTCGCGCTTAAACAAGCGAGGTTTCGGGAGCTCACCTCCTTTAGAGGGGGTACACTAGCAGACAGAACTAGCATAGAAAATAGCTATAAAGAAGCCAAGAGAGAAGCAAAGATACACGTGCAAAAGATAAAGCTTACGAAGACTTATATAAGAGACTAG